The genomic DNA ACCGCTTCGACAGCGCAAGGCCGACTGGTGGACCGGGGCCAAGCGCTGGAGCCGATTGTGGTACCTGCGCCTGATGCGTCAGAATTCCTCGCCGCGCAATCTTGCGGCGGCTATGGCCCTTGGCATGTTCATCGGGGCCATGCCCATCATGCCCTTTCAATCGGTGGTGGTAGTGGCCCTGGCTTTTGCCTTTCGGGTCAACAAGCTGGCCGCGTGGCTGGCCACCTGTTATTCCAACGCGGCTACCATGGTCCCGTTTTACTATTTTCTTTTCAAGGTGGGCCGGGCTGTCACCGGGGTTGAAGGCGTGACCTTCGACGCTTCCAAGCTGGAGATGGAGCAGCTCATCAGCGCAGGCTGGGACCTGTTTCTGGTCATGTTCGCCGGGGGGCTGGCGGTAGGGATTCCCGCTACTGTGGCCACCTATTTCCTGTCCCTTTTCATCATCAGACGCTATCGCCAGCGTCGGGCCATCCGGCTGCTGCGCAAGAAGACCCTGGGTTGATCCCCTGGTCTTCTTTGCGTCATTTTACCGTTTTCTCATCCATACAATTGCCTTTTCTTTGGATAGAGCGTACTAATTCGCGGTAATCCATGATATTTGTGAACCTGATCCCGCGCTTTGAATGCGCCTGACAAACGGAGTGACGTTCATGTCTATCGGTCCACGCAGCATCATTGTTCTTTTGGGATGTGCGGCCATCGCATGTTTTGCCGGTGCCGCCCTTGTGGGCGGCTGGGCCGCCTTTGGCGGCGCCGCGGCGTTAATCATGCTTCTCTCGGCTGTGGCTGTCTGGCTCGTGGTCAGGGACAATAATCGGCTGCAAGAGGCGGTCGAGTCTCTGACGGTGGGCGACGAGGATGGCGCGGTTCTGCCTGTGCTTGCCGGACTTGGAGAAGCCTTGGGGGCATTGCGTGGCGAGAAGGGGCTGCTTGAGACCGCTCTCAAGGCGCTGGGGAATCCGGCGTTTCTGTGCAATCGCGAGGGGCGAATCCTGCTGGTGAACAAGGCGTTGCTCGACATGCTCGGCAAGCCGTCCGCTCAGGTGGTCGGGTTTCCGGTGGGACAGGCCGTTTACGGCAAGGGCGATTCTCTGACCGAAAAGGCGCTGCGTTCTGCCAAGTCTGTGGCCGAGGATGCCGAGGTCTCTTTGTGGGATGGCCGTCGGGCGATCCTTAAGTGCTTTGTCTCGCCGCTGCACGATGAGGCCGGGAAATTGACGGGTGCGGTGACTTCCTTTGTGGACCTGGCCGAGGTGGTCGAGCAGAGGCGCGAGGTGGAGCGCCAGCGCGAACGCATGGCACAGGCGGGTCAGCAGATCAGTACCCTGGCAGAGCATGTGGCCTCGGCCACGGAACTGCTTTCGGCCGCTGCCGATGAACAGGCCCAGGGTGCGCAAAAGCAGCGCAATCAAACTTCCTCCGTGGCCACGGCCATGGAGGAGATGACGGCAACGGTCATTGAAGTGGCCAGAAACGCCAGCGCTACCAGCGATGCGGCGGGAAAGGCCCAGGAGTCGGCCACCGAAGGGGCGTCCATGGTCTCCAGGGCCGTGGAGGCGATCAATGAAGTGTCCGAGGCCGCCGGCCAGCTCGGTCACGAGATCGGCGAACTCGACGCCCAGGCCGGAGAGATCGGCCGCATCATCAGCGTGATCAACGATATCGCGGATCAGACCAACCTTCTGGCACTCAATGCGGCCATTGAGGCGGCGCGAGCGGGCGAGGCGGGTCGTGGATTCGCCGTGGTGGCCGACGAGGTGCGAAAGCTGGCCGAAAAAACCATGGCAGCCACCAAGGAGGTGGAGGAGGCCATCGGCACTATCCAGTCCCGTTCCCGTCATGCCACCGAGGCCATGCGCCGGACCGAGCAACGGGTGGCCGAGAGTACCAGTCTCTCCAATCAGGCAGGCGAAGCCCTGCAACACATCATGGGAAGCATCGGCGACATGGTCGGCCGCGTGACCCAGATTGCCACGGCCGCAGAGCAGCAGTCATCCGCAGCCGAGGACATCGGCCGCAGCATTGAGGACATTGCCGAGATAGCGGGCGAGGCTGACGAGGCCGCCGGACAGGCCGCGAGCGCCACTCGCGAGCTGGCCGGTCTGGCCCAGGAGCTGCTTGAGGTGTCCAATGAATTTCGCGATGGAGGCGGCGGGTCCCGGTTGCGCGAGTCCCAGGGACGAATGAAAGGGGTGCTGCCCAAGCTCGCCCAGGCTTTTGTCCGCAAGAAATACGGCGACAAGGTTTATGACGCTGTGCAAAAGGAGATGGGCAATCCGGTGTTCCTGCCAACAGAGAGCTACCCCGATCAGGCGTTGCTTCAGATGGCCGAAACCGCCGCCGCCGCAGCAGCCATTACCGTGCGCGATTTCTTCATTGAGTTCGGTAAGTATTCCATCAAGCGGTTTCATGAGATGTACCCGCGCCATTTCAAGAAGGAGTCCCTCAAGGAATTCTATCTGCGCATGAATGACATCCATGCCCAATTGACCAAGGACCAGCCGGGCATCAAGCCTCCCGTGTTCACATATGAAGACAAGGGGGAGGAATTGTTTATGAACTACAAGTCGAGCCGGGGGCTGTTCGACTATTTCGAGGGCATCCTGCTTGGGGCGGCCGAGTTCAAGGGGGAGAAGGTCACAGTCAGGGTCAAACCCTTTGACGAGACTTCGGCCCGGGCCGAAATCGTCTTTCAGAGCAAGGGATAAGACGCCAGAATTTCGTGGCGAACGCATTTTATAATGGGCTTTGGTCAATGCTTCCTGTGATACTGCAAGCAGGGGTGGGCGCATCGGTCCGGCGCTTTTGCCTCGGATGAGTGTACAGCGACGATTCTTGAGGAGCGAGACGTATGTCCGATGATCTCAACAGGCAGATATTCAAGGAAGAGGCCTACGACCTTTTGGGTGAACTGGAGGGAGCGCTGCTCGAACTTGAGGAGTCCCCGGACGATATGGACACGGTCAATCAGATATTCCGTGCCCTGCATACCATCAAGGGATCCGGGTCCATGTTCGGGTTCGAGGAGATCGCAGCTTTCACCCATGAGGTGGAGTCCGCCTTTGACATGGTTCGCAACAATGCCCTTGAGGTGACCCCTGAGCTGTGCGGCTTGGCCTTGCGCTCTCGCGACCACATCAAGCGCATGCTTGGCGCGGCCGAAGGGGAGGAGGTGGACCCCGCAGAGCACCGGGCCATTCTCGATGGCCTCAAGGAACTGGCTTCGGGCGAGCCCGCATCGCCGGAAGTCGGGGAGCAGACGCCTGCGGGGACCGAAGAGGCCGGGGTGACCGCTGCCGAGTCGGTTTCTTCACAGGGTCGCCGCCTGTATCGCATCGGTCTGACGCCCCGCACGGGCGAGGAGCCGGACGAGACCCGATTGGAGTCGCTCTTTCTGGAGCTTGCCGGGGTGGGGGAGTTCCGCATCCTCGGGCGGCCAGTGGAGACCGTGTTTGGCGGATGGGAGCTTGGGTTGACCACAGATATCGACGCCGACAGTGTGCGCGATATATTCTTTTTCGCGGATGCGGACCTTGATGTGGAAATTCTGGACGAGCAGGGTGCCCCTGTGCCGGTTACGGGCGCTCCCGAGGCTCCTTGCGCCGTACTGAAGCCGGTCGACGGCATGGCGGACGACGCCGTGTGCGAGGACGAGGACGCCGGGCCGCCCAGGCTCGGGGAGATTCTTGTCAAGTGCGGCGATGTGACCGAGGCGGACATTCAGGAGGCCCTCAAGAAGCAGAAGCCCCTGGGTCAGATTCTGGCCGAGGAAGGCAAGGTGCCTCCCGAGAAGGTTGAGATGGCCGTGCGGCGGCAGGCTGAGGCCAAGGAGCTTGATGCCAGCCGCAAGCAGCAGGAAGCCCTCTCCAGCATCAGAGTGGCGGCTGACAAGCTGGACTATCTGGTGGACCTTGTGGGCGAGTTGGTTATTGTCCAGGCCCAGATCACCCAGGTGGTCAGTGAACGCAGCGACCCTGTCATGACCGCTCTGGCCGAGGAACTGGAACGTCTAAGCGACGAGTTGCGTGATTCCACCTTGGGCATCCGCATGCTGCCCATCGGCACCTCGTTCAGCAAGTTCCGCCGTCTGGTACGTGACCTCTCGGCCAATCTGGGCAAGGAAATCGTTTTGACCACCGTGGGGGCGGACACCGAACTGGACAAGACCGTCATCGAACGACTGGGCGATCCTTTGGTTCATCTGTTGAGAAACAGCATAGACCACGGCCTGGAGCCACCCGAGGAACGCCGGATGCACGGCAAGCCGCCTCACGGGACCATCCACCTCTCGGCCGAACACTCCGGCGGCGAGGTGCTCATCCGCATCAATGACGACGGCAGGGGCATGGACCCCACGGTTCTCAGGGAAAAGGGCATTGAGCGGGGGCTCATCGCGGCCGATGCCGAACTGTCCAAGAAGGATCTGCTCAAGCTTATCTTCGAGCCCGGGTTCTCGACGGCCAAGGCGATCACCAACGTCTCGGGACGGGGGGTGGGAATGGATGTGGTCAAACGGGCCATTGATTCCCTGCGTGGCGCCATCGACATCGACTCCACCCTGGGCAAGGGGACATCCATTACCATTCGTTTGCCCCTGACCCTGGCCATCATCGACGGACTCCAGGTGCGGGTCAGCGACGAATATTACGTCATTCCGCTTTCCCTGGTGGAGGAGTGCGTGGAGCTGTCCGCCAGCGACATGGATGAAAATTCCAGGCAGCGCATCCTGCACCTGCGCGGTGAAATAGTACCTTATATCCATCTGCGTGAGTGGTTCGCCGTGGACGGAGAGAGCCCGCCCATAGAGCAGATCGTCATCACCGGCGTGGAAGGGAGCCGAGTGGGGATCGTGGTGGACACGGTCATCGGCGAGCATCAGACAGTCATCAAGAGCTTAAGCCGCGTCTATAAGGATGTTGAGGGCATCTCGGGGGCCACCATCAAGGGGGACGGCTCCATTGCGCTCATCCTGGACATTCCGAGTCTGGTCCGGCGGATCATTGCCGAGTCCGACTGAGGGGCGGCAGTCATTCCTGGGGGGTGTGCGCATGGCAAAGAAGATTCGTGTTCTTATCGTTGATGACTCCGCCGTGGTCCGCAAGACCCTGGAGGACATCCTTTCCTCGGATCCGGGGATCGAGGTTATAGGGACGGCCGTTGATCCCTATGTAGCGGCGCAGCGTCTCAAGAACGAGGTGCCCGATGTCATCACTCTGGATATCGAGATGCCGCGCATGGACGGGTTGACTTTCCTGCAAAAGCTCATGAAGCAGCATCCCATTCCGGTGGTCATCTGTTCCTCGGTGGCAGAGCAGGGGACGAGCAATGCGCTCAAGGCCCTGGAATACGGCGCGGTGGAGATTATTACCAAGCCAAGGGTGGGGACCAAGAAGTTCCTTGAAGAATCGAGTATTTTGCTTATCGATAAGGTCAAGGCCGCAGCTATTGCCCGGCCAAGGAAGTTCAAGGCAGAGGCCCATCCCATCAAGATCAGCCCCAAGCTCAATGCCGATGCAGTATTGCCCATGACACGACCGCAAGCCCTGACCACCACCGAAAAAATCTGCCTTGTGGGTGCGTCCACCGGGGGCACCGAGGCGCTTCGCGTCTTTCTTGAGTCCCAGCCTCTGGGGTGTCCGCCCATCGCCATCGTCCAGCACATGCCCGAGCACTTCACTGCCGCCTTTGCCAAGCGGCTGAATGCCATCTGCCCCATCACGGTCAAGGAGGCAGCGGACGGCGATCCCATGCTGCGCGGTCAGGCTCTCATCGCGCCGGGCAACATGCACATGCTGCTCAAGCGCAGCGGGGCCAGATATTATGTGGAGGTGAAATCCGGGCCGCTTGTCTCGCGTCACCGGCCTTCGGTGGACGTGCTGTTTCGATCCGGCGCACAATACGGCGGGGCCAATGTTGTGGCCGCCATCATGACCGGCATGGGCGACGACGGTGCCAAGGGCATGAAGGAGC from Pseudodesulfovibrio alkaliphilus includes the following:
- a CDS encoding chemotaxis protein CheA, coding for MSDDLNRQIFKEEAYDLLGELEGALLELEESPDDMDTVNQIFRALHTIKGSGSMFGFEEIAAFTHEVESAFDMVRNNALEVTPELCGLALRSRDHIKRMLGAAEGEEVDPAEHRAILDGLKELASGEPASPEVGEQTPAGTEEAGVTAAESVSSQGRRLYRIGLTPRTGEEPDETRLESLFLELAGVGEFRILGRPVETVFGGWELGLTTDIDADSVRDIFFFADADLDVEILDEQGAPVPVTGAPEAPCAVLKPVDGMADDAVCEDEDAGPPRLGEILVKCGDVTEADIQEALKKQKPLGQILAEEGKVPPEKVEMAVRRQAEAKELDASRKQQEALSSIRVAADKLDYLVDLVGELVIVQAQITQVVSERSDPVMTALAEELERLSDELRDSTLGIRMLPIGTSFSKFRRLVRDLSANLGKEIVLTTVGADTELDKTVIERLGDPLVHLLRNSIDHGLEPPEERRMHGKPPHGTIHLSAEHSGGEVLIRINDDGRGMDPTVLREKGIERGLIAADAELSKKDLLKLIFEPGFSTAKAITNVSGRGVGMDVVKRAIDSLRGAIDIDSTLGKGTSITIRLPLTLAIIDGLQVRVSDEYYVIPLSLVEECVELSASDMDENSRQRILHLRGEIVPYIHLREWFAVDGESPPIEQIVITGVEGSRVGIVVDTVIGEHQTVIKSLSRVYKDVEGISGATIKGDGSIALILDIPSLVRRIIAESD
- a CDS encoding protein-glutamate methylesterase/protein-glutamine glutaminase, whose protein sequence is MAKKIRVLIVDDSAVVRKTLEDILSSDPGIEVIGTAVDPYVAAQRLKNEVPDVITLDIEMPRMDGLTFLQKLMKQHPIPVVICSSVAEQGTSNALKALEYGAVEIITKPRVGTKKFLEESSILLIDKVKAAAIARPRKFKAEAHPIKISPKLNADAVLPMTRPQALTTTEKICLVGASTGGTEALRVFLESQPLGCPPIAIVQHMPEHFTAAFAKRLNAICPITVKEAADGDPMLRGQALIAPGNMHMLLKRSGARYYVEVKSGPLVSRHRPSVDVLFRSGAQYGGANVVAAIMTGMGDDGAKGMKELYDAGAFTIAQNEATCVVFGMPQEAIKLGGVHKVLPLQGIAAEIVRVCG
- a CDS encoding DUF2062 domain-containing protein codes for the protein MNAPRRDRIPLRQRKADWWTGAKRWSRLWYLRLMRQNSSPRNLAAAMALGMFIGAMPIMPFQSVVVVALAFAFRVNKLAAWLATCYSNAATMVPFYYFLFKVGRAVTGVEGVTFDASKLEMEQLISAGWDLFLVMFAGGLAVGIPATVATYFLSLFIIRRYRQRRAIRLLRKKTLG
- a CDS encoding methyl-accepting chemotaxis protein, translating into MSIGPRSIIVLLGCAAIACFAGAALVGGWAAFGGAAALIMLLSAVAVWLVVRDNNRLQEAVESLTVGDEDGAVLPVLAGLGEALGALRGEKGLLETALKALGNPAFLCNREGRILLVNKALLDMLGKPSAQVVGFPVGQAVYGKGDSLTEKALRSAKSVAEDAEVSLWDGRRAILKCFVSPLHDEAGKLTGAVTSFVDLAEVVEQRREVERQRERMAQAGQQISTLAEHVASATELLSAAADEQAQGAQKQRNQTSSVATAMEEMTATVIEVARNASATSDAAGKAQESATEGASMVSRAVEAINEVSEAAGQLGHEIGELDAQAGEIGRIISVINDIADQTNLLALNAAIEAARAGEAGRGFAVVADEVRKLAEKTMAATKEVEEAIGTIQSRSRHATEAMRRTEQRVAESTSLSNQAGEALQHIMGSIGDMVGRVTQIATAAEQQSSAAEDIGRSIEDIAEIAGEADEAAGQAASATRELAGLAQELLEVSNEFRDGGGGSRLRESQGRMKGVLPKLAQAFVRKKYGDKVYDAVQKEMGNPVFLPTESYPDQALLQMAETAAAAAAITVRDFFIEFGKYSIKRFHEMYPRHFKKESLKEFYLRMNDIHAQLTKDQPGIKPPVFTYEDKGEELFMNYKSSRGLFDYFEGILLGAAEFKGEKVTVRVKPFDETSARAEIVFQSKG